DNA from Bacteroides zoogleoformans:
CGTCTAAGTGTTTTACCGCCTTACCCACGTTGGCGACGGAGTTCAGCACAAGGCTGTCGCCTGTTTCCAATCCAAGCGTGGCAGCGGAAAGGAAGTCCATAAATCCTTCAAATAAACTGCACACGCCAGTCGGAGAACTTTCCATTTTGACCAGCGACACATCCTTCGGCGGCACGCAACCCTTGAAATAACGGCTCCGGATTTCATAGCCGCCAACCACGTTCTGGAAACCGATTGCGAAATACCGTTTTCCACGCACGCCGTAGTTCAAGCGGCAGCAGTGACGGGATGCAACGGCATAAGGGATGCCCCGTTCCGCCAGATACTCTGTTAATGGTGAGCGGAGCAGTGGGACGGCTTCCACCCCCTCAAAGGCAGGTTCGGACGGTTCCGGCAGGTACAACGGCTTTTCCGATGCGACAAACGGCATACGGGCGGTTTCCGCTATGAATCTTGCCTGCGCCATGAAGTCACCGCTTCGGGCAAACTCCCCGGCAAGCGTGAAGATGTCACCGCCCTTGCCCAAACCGAAGTCGTACCAGAGCCGTTTCGCCACGTTCACACGGAAAGAGGGCGTGCGCTCACTGCGGTACGGCGCACGATACCAAAGTTCGTTTCCGCTCCTTCGGACAGGCTCATGCCCCAACCGCGCGAGAAAGTCCGCGAGGGATATTTGCCTCATGGTGTCTATATCCGTCCGTTCCATGCCGCGTGTCAGTTGATGACGAACTTGATGCCCACCCCGAATTGGGTATGGAACTTCTTCGTGTCGCCACCCCACAGGCAACGCTCCCGGAGGTTGGCGAGCAGGGCGATACGGTCAGCCACGTAAAACTCTACATCGAGCGTCAGCGCACCGCCGTAGATGAAGGCGTCCCGGTCGTGCAGTGTCGAACCGTCATGCAGCACTTTTTCGCCCCAATTCACCGATTCATACCCGGCGAGAGCCGAAGCCCCCGCATAGACGAACACGATTTTACGGGCATCGGAAAGTATCTTGAAATAGTAGCCGCCTTCCGCCGTGAACTGCGCCACAGGTATGGCGGTGTCCTTGTACGGGTTGTTTTTCAGGAGATACTCACCTCCGAACACCCATTTGTTCCCCTTCTTCGTGTAGGTGGAGAGAGCCGCCCCGAAACTGTACCCGCCGTCGTTGCCGCCGGGTTTGAAGCCGTCCGCCAGATTCGCCCTGACCTCGATGCCCTGCATCTTCGGCAGGCATCGCTGGGCGTGCGCCTGCCCCGTGAACAGGGCAAGCGACGCGATGATTATTGCGATGTACTTTCTCATGGTCAGCGCACTTGAAGTTCGTTGATGGTATTGGCGCGCACCAAGTCCTCGTTCTCGATCACGAAGGACTGGTGACGGCTGGAAAAGCCACTCTACTTTGACCCTTTTGGCCAAACAGGATTGCCCACCTTGGCCATAATATGATTGCCCCTTTTGGCCAAAATAACATTAACCACTTAGTACAAGTGTCGTTAGAGTTTTTTTTGTGTAGATTTGAGAACCCGAGTCCTGGTGTAAGGGGTAATAATAAAATCTATGCAAATGAATAAAAGAATCAAGAACATTTTAAGATGTTATGCGGCAGGGATGGGTATCAAGGAAACGGCATCCACGTTCCATACTTCCCGTAACACTGTCCGCAAGTATGTCCGTCTGTTCCTTTCAAGTGGGAAAAGCATCGATCATCTTCTCTCCCTTTCCGAGGAGCAGTTGCATGAGATGTTTGGCGGTACGGAATCCCGACGTCGGGAGCCTTCTTCCAAAAGGATTGAATTAGAGGCTTTGCTTCCCGGATATGTATCCCGCCTGACACGCAAAGGGATGAGTGTCAGAAAACTGTTTAAGGAGTATCATGCTGAATATCCTGACGGTCTTCAGCTGTCTTCCTTCAAGCGGGCAGTCCGCCAGTACAAGTTCCACATCAAGGTCGTCGGCCATGTCGAGCACTATGCCGCCGACCAGATGTATGTTGATTTTGCCGGTGACAGGCTTGAAGTTGTCGATGAGATGACAGGCGAGACGAAGAAGGCCGAGGTCTTTGTCGCTGTCCTGCCGTTCAGTCATTATACCTACTGTGAGGCCGTATGGTCACAACGCAAGGAAGACCTGATAAGGGGATGTGAGAACGCCATGCAATATTTTGAGGGTGTCCCGGCGGCCATCGTTCCCGACAATCTGAAAGCAGCTGTCACACGGAGCGACCGTAACGAGCCGGTCATCAATGATGATTTCGCCGCCTTTGCCGAGCATTACGGTTGTGCAGTCTATCCTGCCCGTGTACGCCACCCCAAGGACAAGGCCCTGGTTGAGAATACCGTGAAACTTCTCTACCGTTCCGTTTACCTTGACATAGAGGGGATGACATTCTCCAGCCTGGACGGTCTCAATACCGCCATCCGTATTTCCCTGCTTGATTTCAACGAAAAGGTGATGGCCGGTCGGGAGGCGTCACGTAAGGAGATGTTCCTGCGTGGAGAGAAAGACTATCTCCGTCCGCTTCCTAAGAAACGCTACGTGATGAAAGAGAGAAAACTCATGACCGTGGGCAAGAACTCCTACGTCTCGTTGTTCAGGCACCATTACAGTGTCCCGAAGGAATATGCAGGAAGGCGTGTGACGATTCTCTATGATGCCGATACGGTGGAAATATACTGTAGCATGAACCTTGTCGCCATCCACGACCGCTGTGACATACCCTACACCTATTCATGGAAAAAGGAGCACAACCTGCCGGGGCACTATGGTCCTTATGACAAGGATCTTGAGGAACTCTTCCGACGTGCCTCGGAAATAGACAATATCGTATTGAATTATCTCCGGGAAGTGGAGCGTGTCATGCAATATCCTCCAAAAGCGTTCAGATCCTGTCGGGGCATACTGACGCTGGAGAAAAAATACGGCCGTGACCGTTTGGTCGCTGCCTGCGCCTGCGCAGAACAGAAGCTACAATACGGGTATCAGGCCTTACGCGAGGTGCTTGAACTGGGAGAAGACGCGGATTTCCTTCCTGATGAGGACGGGAGGATACAGCCTGACATGACATCCCCGACACCACTGACCCACAAGAATATACGTGGACGTGACTATTACAGAAAAGACAAACAGGAACAATAAAGCTAAAATTATGGAAATAAATAATAAGACAGCTCCCGTAACGGGACAACAAGACCAGAACACCATATCACTGGATTTGATGAGCCGCATGAAATTACACGGTATGGCGGAGGCTTTCAGGGAAAGCCTTGCCGGCACCACTCCACAGTCCATGACCGCGGACACCTTCCTTTCCATGCTCCTTGCACGCGAATGGGATTACCGTGCCCAGGCTGCCATAGTGCGGCTTACTAAGAATGCGGCGTTCCGATACAAGGCTTATCTCGAACAGATTGACTATGCCACAAACCGGGGCCTTGAGCGCAATCAGATGGAACGCCTCGCCACCCTTGACTTTGTACATAAGGGGCAGAACCTCTTCATTACCGGCTCTTCAGGTACAGGGAAAAGCTATCTGGCATGTGCCCTTGGCCACGAGGCATGCAAAAGGGGATTCCGTACTTTCTATGCCAATGCACCCAAACTGCTTGGTGCACTGAAGGTTGCCAAAGTCAAAGGTACACTTGAAACTGAGCTCAAGAAGATTGAGCGTTGCCAGTTACTCATCCTTGACGACCTGTTTCTTGTACCTCTTGATGCCAAGGAACGTCCCATCCTGCTCGAAATTATTGAGGACAGGCATGAAAGGAAATCCACTATCATAACCTCGCAGTACCCATCGTCCAACTGGTATGACATGGTTGGTGATCCGACAATAGCCGACGCCATCCTTGACCGAATCATTCATACGGCCCATACCATTGAGTTGTACGGTGAAAGTATGCGCAAGTTAAGGTCTAAGAAAAACTAGAGAATCAAAAGGATAAAATAAAATTGACCCCTATCACCAGGACTTTAAAGGGGCAATCATATTATGGCCAAGATGGGCAATCCTGTTTGGCCAAAAGGGTCAAAGTAGAGTGGCTTTTCCAACGGCCGCCGTTCTTCTCGTTCAGCTCCACCACGAGGCACTTGCCGTCGGGTATGGTGAACTTCGCCATCGTGAAGACCGTGCGTTCGCTTTTTTTGCCCGGCACGAGCGTGGCGTAGTTCTGCGCGCGGAGCGGCAGGATGATACGCTCCTGCACGGCGGTACGCTTCGCCACCTTCTTGTCCACGATTTTCCATGTGATGTAGTCCACATCGAAAGGCACGTTGCTCTGGTTCTTGATTTCCGTGTGGAAATACAGAAGCCCGTTGTGCGTGTAGATGCCTTTCAGAAGGTACTGGATGCCGAAACGCTTGCAGCCGATATGCTTCACCTCACGTTTGTTCTGCTTGTGGATGGACTTCATGATAAGGCGCACCAGCATCGGACTTTCGCTGCCTAATTCTTTCAGGTAGATTTCCTGCGCGTTGTTCGGACGGTTCACCGCCTCGCCGTCATGGATGAAGTCGCACATCTCCACGTTGAGCAGCAGCGGTTCGGCGGCGTATTTCACGTTGAAGGTGTAGAAACTCCCGTCCTCCGTGATGACGGACATGTTGGTTTCGTTCGGGAAATTCCTCACGGTAGCCTTCACACGGATGACGTTCTCCGCTCCGTCGGCTTTGCCCGCAATCAGGTCGGGCGAGCCTAAATCGACATAGCGCACCTCCGCCGGGAAGATGACATGCACGGTCTTGTCGTAGGTCACTTCCAAGCCGTGCGGGGGAACCATGCGGTCAAAGCCCAGCTTTCTCGTCAGACCGTGATACAGGTCGCCGTCCGCCTCCTTCTGCGGATAGACCTCTTTTGTCAAGGTCAGTTCTTCACTTCCGTTGGTCGTTTCAACGGTTACGTTTTCCTGCGCGTTGGCAGTTGCGATGCCCATAGCGAGGGCAAACATCATGATTACTTTTCTCATTTTACTTTGAATTTAGTGGGTTGTTGTTATTGATTGGATTTCTTATGATTATACATCAGTTCTTCTCCTGATAGAGCATGACCCTGTACCCGGCTTTCAGATGCACTTTGACGGTGCGCATCTTCTTGGCAATGTACTGGCTCGTGCCTTGTATCAGCCCCTTGCCCAAGTCGGAGGCGAGCTGCGCCCCGGCATTGGTGGAGATGTTGATGCTACTGCCGAGCGAACCGCCCATGTTGGCGGCAACCTCCCTGACGGCGTTCATCTCCATCGAGTTGGGGATGAATATGCCGGGCTGCCCGTCCGTGTCATAGACCTCCAACTCCACCGGGATAACCGTACCGTCGTGTTCCAGCGAGGTGATTTCGATGCCGAGCCGTTCACCCTGAATCTTGGCTGCGCCGACCACCACCGCATTACGGGGGATGATCCGGTCTGCTACCGCCATCGGCTCCAACAGCCGCAACCTGACCGCCTGCCCGTCCGTCACGCTCTGCGCCCCATAGACGCATGCCGGTATGGTGTTCCTGTCCGGTACGGTTGTAACGCCCACCGCCGTGTTGAAACTGCGGTTGCGTTCCTGCGAGAAGGAAGCGACAAATTCGGCATTGCTCATGGGCTGTCCGAGCGAGGACACCACCTGATGCGTCACTTGCCTGACGGGTTTTGCCGTGTTCTTTCCGGTTTTCTGCACGGGGGACGGCTCTGCGGTCTGTCCCGCTGCCGCCTGCGTGCCGTTCTGACCGCCCATGTA
Protein-coding regions in this window:
- a CDS encoding conjugal transfer protein TraO, which produces MRKYIAIIIASLALFTGQAHAQRCLPKMQGIEVRANLADGFKPGGNDGGYSFGAALSTYTKKGNKWVFGGEYLLKNNPYKDTAIPVAQFTAEGGYYFKILSDARKIVFVYAGASALAGYESVNWGEKVLHDGSTLHDRDAFIYGGALTLDVEFYVADRIALLANLRERCLWGGDTKKFHTQFGVGIKFVIN
- a CDS encoding toprim domain-containing protein; the protein is MERTDIDTMRQISLADFLARLGHEPVRRSGNELWYRAPYRSERTPSFRVNVAKRLWYDFGLGKGGDIFTLAGEFARSGDFMAQARFIAETARMPFVASEKPLYLPEPSEPAFEGVEAVPLLRSPLTEYLAERGIPYAVASRHCCRLNYGVRGKRYFAIGFQNVVGGYEIRSRYFKGCVPPKDVSLVKMESSPTGVCSLFEGFMDFLSAATLGLETGDSLVLNSVANVGKAVKHLDGYGRIDCFLDRDEAGRRTLEALKGHYGGRVCNCSALYDGCKDLNEYLQLTAKKK
- the traN gene encoding conjugative transposon protein TraN, which produces MRKVIMMFALAMGIATANAQENVTVETTNGSEELTLTKEVYPQKEADGDLYHGLTRKLGFDRMVPPHGLEVTYDKTVHVIFPAEVRYVDLGSPDLIAGKADGAENVIRVKATVRNFPNETNMSVITEDGSFYTFNVKYAAEPLLLNVEMCDFIHDGEAVNRPNNAQEIYLKELGSESPMLVRLIMKSIHKQNKREVKHIGCKRFGIQYLLKGIYTHNGLLYFHTEIKNQSNVPFDVDYITWKIVDKKVAKRTAVQERIILPLRAQNYATLVPGKKSERTVFTMAKFTIPDGKCLVVELNEKNGGRWKSHSTLTLLAKQDCPSWP
- the istA gene encoding IS21 family transposase codes for the protein MNKRIKNILRCYAAGMGIKETASTFHTSRNTVRKYVRLFLSSGKSIDHLLSLSEEQLHEMFGGTESRRREPSSKRIELEALLPGYVSRLTRKGMSVRKLFKEYHAEYPDGLQLSSFKRAVRQYKFHIKVVGHVEHYAADQMYVDFAGDRLEVVDEMTGETKKAEVFVAVLPFSHYTYCEAVWSQRKEDLIRGCENAMQYFEGVPAAIVPDNLKAAVTRSDRNEPVINDDFAAFAEHYGCAVYPARVRHPKDKALVENTVKLLYRSVYLDIEGMTFSSLDGLNTAIRISLLDFNEKVMAGREASRKEMFLRGEKDYLRPLPKKRYVMKERKLMTVGKNSYVSLFRHHYSVPKEYAGRRVTILYDADTVEIYCSMNLVAIHDRCDIPYTYSWKKEHNLPGHYGPYDKDLEELFRRASEIDNIVLNYLREVERVMQYPPKAFRSCRGILTLEKKYGRDRLVAACACAEQKLQYGYQALREVLELGEDADFLPDEDGRIQPDMTSPTPLTHKNIRGRDYYRKDKQEQ
- the istB gene encoding IS21-like element helper ATPase IstB; protein product: MEINNKTAPVTGQQDQNTISLDLMSRMKLHGMAEAFRESLAGTTPQSMTADTFLSMLLAREWDYRAQAAIVRLTKNAAFRYKAYLEQIDYATNRGLERNQMERLATLDFVHKGQNLFITGSSGTGKSYLACALGHEACKRGFRTFYANAPKLLGALKVAKVKGTLETELKKIERCQLLILDDLFLVPLDAKERPILLEIIEDRHERKSTIITSQYPSSNWYDMVGDPTIADAILDRIIHTAHTIELYGESMRKLRSKKN
- the traM gene encoding conjugative transposon protein TraM, which produces MEQTKNEPKNENKAAPGNDKPKKERKPLTEAQRLKRQKMIVLPAMVLVFIGAMWLIFAPSSGKEQEPGTSGYNIEMPDADKENRRIIGDKAKAYEQGAMEERQENRSRAMQQLGDLFDRETVEADGDSDFDLANPGGTEEAVKPAPKTIQSSAAAYRDLNATLGNFYEQPKNDNAEMDELLERIATLESELESGKERSSTMDEQVALMEKSYELAAKYMGGQNGTQAAAGQTAEPSPVQKTGKNTAKPVRQVTHQVVSSLGQPMSNAEFVASFSQERNRSFNTAVGVTTVPDRNTIPACVYGAQSVTDGQAVRLRLLEPMAVADRIIPRNAVVVGAAKIQGERLGIEITSLEHDGTVIPVELEVYDTDGQPGIFIPNSMEMNAVREVAANMGGSLGSSINISTNAGAQLASDLGKGLIQGTSQYIAKKMRTVKVHLKAGYRVMLYQEKN